ATGGCCTGGGTGATGTTCGCCAGCGAGGGGGACGGGATCTGGGTGCCGTTGACCACCACCGTCGGCGTGGCGTTGAAGTGGCGCTCGGAGAAGACCTCGGTCACGTGCGTCACCCATGGCTCGTAGGTACCACCGTTCACCGCGTCGGCGAACTTGTCACTCGTCACCCCGACGGACTTCGCCAGCTCGATGATCTTCGCGTTGGTGAGGCCGTCGCTGCCCTCCTCCGGCTGGTTGGCGTAGAGGGCGTCGTGGAACTCGGGGAACTTGCCCTCCTCGGCGGCGGCCGCGGCGGCGCCGGCCGACCGGGTCGAGTACTTCGTGCCGTTCGAGACGCGGTCCAGGATCGACACCACGTGGTACCGCAGGGTGATCTTGTTGGCGGTGGCCATCTGGCGCAGCGTGCCGCCGCTGCTGGTCTCGAAGTTCTTGCAGTTCGGGCACATGAAGTCCTCGTAGACGTCGACGGTGACCGGCCCGGTGCCGACCGCGAACGCGGTACCCTCGTCGACCGCGACGCCGGGCGTGACCAGCTTGCCCTGGTCCTGGCCGGCGAGCGTCGCGTAACCGACGAACCCGGCGATGACCAGCACCACGGCCACCGCCACCGAGGTCCAGATGGTCACCTGGCGACGCCGCTCGGCGGCCTTCTGCTGCTCGACGATCCGGCGGGCTTTCTCCGCCCGGTCCCGGTTTCCCTTGCTCAAGACGACTCCCCCAGCAACGCGCCATCGATGGAGAACCGGGTCCGCGGCCGCCACAGCAGAATTCCGGCGAGTGCCAGGAAACCGAGGTCACGCAGGATGTCCAGGCCGTACTCGGTGTTCCGCCCGGCGCCGAGCTCGCCGCCGGAGCTGAAACAGCCGCAGTCGATGCGCAGCCCCTTGGCCCAGGCCCAGACGATCCCGGCCATGAAGATCACCAGGAGCACCGCGGAGATCGCCGCGGTGAGCCGGGTGGCCACGCCGGCCAGCAACAGCAGGCCGAGCGCGATCTCCAGGAACGGCTGGACCGCCCCGATCACCTTCGCCACGTCGTAGGACATCAGCTGGTAGGCGTGGACTGCCCGCGCCGACGCCGCCAGGTCACCGACCTTGGTGGCGCCCGCGACCAGCCAGACGGCGGCCAGCCCGAGCCGGGCCAGCGTGGAGATCCACGGCCAGACCGCCGGCCGCGTGATGGTTTCCATGGTCACGTCCCGTTAGACGGAGTTGATCGGGTTCCGGTTCCCGATCATCTTGTGCTCGGTGACACGTCACACCGGAGGGCACAAGGTCCTAACTCGCCCGGGCCTTCGCCACCGCGGTGATCAGCTCGTCGCGGGCCCGGGCCACCCGGGACCGGATCGTCCCGACCGGCACCGACTCCACCTCGGCGGCCTCCGCGTACGACAACCCGAGCACCTGGGTCAGCACGAACGCCGTCCGCCGCTCGTCGCTCAGCCGGCTCAGCAGGTCGGCGCTGCTCAGCCGGTGTGCCGGGTCCGGCGCCGGCGCCTCGGTGGCGGCCTGCACGGCCAGCCGCGTGTTCAGCCTGCGCCGCCGCACCACGGCCCGCAGGTGGTCGGCGCAGGCCCGCCGGGCGATGCCGAGCAGCCAGGTGCGGACCGTGGACCGGCCCTCGAACGAGGACAGCGCCCGGAACGCCCGGAGGTACGTCTCCTGGGTGAGGTCGTCCGCGGCACCCGGATCGACCAGCGCGGCGGTGAACCGCCACACCTCGGCCTGGGTGGCCCGCACGAACCCGGCCTGCGCGGCCGGATCGCCGTCGCGGGCGGCCAGCGCGAGCGCGGTGGTCTCGTCGGTCTCCTGCTCACCAGCCGTCACGAGCGGCATCGTACGCGAACCGCCCGGGCCGGGAACCAGCCGAAGGCCACCGGCGACTACCCGCATGTGGTCGAACGGAGCGTGATCAGAGAGCATGGCCGTCATGACCGTTGACCGACGCCGGGGCGCGACAGTTCTGCTCGGGCTGCTGATCGGCATGTTCGGGGTGCTGCTGTCGGCCGTTCCGGCCAGCGCGCACGCCGTGCTGGTGAGCAGCGATCCGAGCAACGGCACCATCGTGCCGGACGCCCCCAACAAGGTGACCCTGACCTTCAGCGAGTCGGTGCAGCTGATCAGCGGGAAGATCCGGGTGATCGCTCCGGACGGCTCCCGCGCCGACCAGGGCGATCCGACGGTCGACGGCGGGCGGGTGGCGATCCCGCTGCGCTCCGGCGGTGCCCGGGGGACGTACCTGGTCACCTTCCGGGTGATCTCGGCGGACAGCCACCCGGTGGGCGGCACGGTCAGCTACTCGGTGGGCGCCGCCTCGACGCCGCCGTCGGCGGACGAGACCGCTGACGTCAAGGTCGACCCGCTGGTCCGGGCCTTGATCCCGGTGGGCAAATATCTGGGGTACGCCGGTCTGGTGCTGCTGGTCGGCCCGGTGCTCGTGCTGGCGCTGCTCTGGCCGCAGCGGCTGTCCCGGCGCGGCCCCGGCCGGGTGATCTGGACCGGTATCGGGCTGGTCGCCGGCAGCACCGTGCTCGGACTCTGGCTGCAGGCGCCGTACACGCTGGGCACCGGCCTCTTCGACGTCCGGGTCGGCGACCTGCGCGACGTGCTGGGCAGTACGTTCGGCGCGGTGATGCTGGTCCGGCTGGCCGTGGTGATCGCCGCCGCCTTCCTGCTCCGGCCGCTGCTGGTCGGCGCCGGCGGCGAGTCGCGGCTCGACCTGGCGCTGCTCGGCGTGCTCGGGGTGGCCGCGCTGGCCACCTGGCCGCTGACCGGACACCCGACCGCGTCCCCGGTGCCCGGCGTGTCGGTGGTGCTGGACGCGCTGCACCTGGCCGCCATGTCGGTCTGGCTCGGTGGCCTGGTCATGCTCTTCGCGTTCCTGCTGCCCCGGGCCAGCGCCCGGGAGCTGGGCGCGATCCTGCCGATCTGGTCGCGCTGGGCGGCCACCGCGGTCGGTGCGCTGATCTTCGCGGGCGTGGTGCAGGCGCTGATCGAGGTCGCCACCCTGGACGGCCTGTTCAACAGCACGTACGGACGGTTGATCCTGGTCAAGGTGGGACTGGCGGCGATCGTGATCGGGGCCGCGGCGTACTCCCGGAAGCTGGTGAAGGACCGGGCCGCCGAGGAGTCGCCGCGCGGGCTGCGCCGGGTGGTGCTCGCCGAGCTGGCGATCACCGCGGTGGTGCTCGGGGTGACGGCGGCGCTGGTGCAGATCGCCCCGCCGCGGACCGCCGAGGCGACGGAGATCACCGAGACCAGTCAGACGGTCACCCAGACGCTCACCGACAAGACCATGTCGCTGCAGGTGGACATCTATCCGGCGACGGTCGGGAACAACTCGATGCACCTGTACGCGTACACCCCGGACAACAAGCCGCTGCCGGTGGTGGAGTGGAAGGCCACCGCGGCGCTGCCGGCGAAGGGCATCGAGCCGATCGAGATCCCGCTGCTGCGGATCACCGACTTCCACGCGATCGGCGACATCGCGCTGCCGCAGGCGGGCGAGTGGACGTTCAAGTTCACAGCGCGGACGACCGACATCGATCAGACGACGTTCACCATGACCGCCAAGATCTCCTGACCCCCGGAAACGCGATGGCCCGTTCCGTATCGGATCGGGCCGTTGCCGTATCTGTCGAGGGCTGCCTGCTCGTTTGACCATTTTGGGGCTATTTGCCTCGGTATGGTGCGCGCAGTGGGCCCGAGAAGGGGGAATTAACGATGCGGCTGTTCCGGCCGGTCCTCGGCATGCTGCTACTGACGATCGGACTGCCCGCGCTGCTGGCCGGCGGGTGCCTGTGGGCGGCGCTGCGGCACCGCGACGCCGGCGGGGCGTTCAGCGCCGAGTTGCAGCGGCTCAGCGTGCCCGGGTACGCGATCGTCGTCCCCGACGTCGGCCGCCTGCTGCGCGACGACGCCTCGTTCGCCCGGATCGGCGGCACCGAGCTGCGGGTCACCGCGCTCACCGCCGAGGGACCGGCCTTCGTCGGCCTGGCCCCGGCCGGTGCGGTCGAGGGCTATCTGCGTGACGTGCCACACACCGACGTCCGCGGCGTCCAGGTCGGCACCGGCGAACTGCCGATCAGCGCGGCCCGCGTCGACGGCGACCGGCGGCTCCCGTCCGCCCCGGGACATCAGGACTTCTGGACGCGTACCGGCGGCGGCGCGCTGCGCTGGACCCCGGGCGAGCTGTCCGGCCGCTACAGCCTGGTGATCATGAACGCGACGGGCGCCCAGGGTCTGCGCCTCAACGGCACCGTGGAGGTCCGCCCCGGCTGGCTCGACCCGACCGCCTGGGGCCTGCTCTCCCTCGGTGCCCTCCTGGCGATGGCCGGCGTGATCACGCTGGCCGTGCCGGGCCGCCGCCGCGAGGTGGTCTACATCGTCGAGCCCAGCCAGGTCCCGGACC
This window of the Actinoplanes oblitus genome carries:
- a CDS encoding DsbA family protein, with amino-acid sequence MSKGNRDRAEKARRIVEQQKAAERRRQVTIWTSVAVAVVLVIAGFVGYATLAGQDQGKLVTPGVAVDEGTAFAVGTGPVTVDVYEDFMCPNCKNFETSSGGTLRQMATANKITLRYHVVSILDRVSNGTKYSTRSAGAAAAAAEEGKFPEFHDALYANQPEEGSDGLTNAKIIELAKSVGVTSDKFADAVNGGTYEPWVTHVTEVFSERHFNATPTVVVNGTQIPSPSLANITQAIEKAAG
- a CDS encoding MauE/DoxX family redox-associated membrane protein, encoding METITRPAVWPWISTLARLGLAAVWLVAGATKVGDLAASARAVHAYQLMSYDVAKVIGAVQPFLEIALGLLLLAGVATRLTAAISAVLLVIFMAGIVWAWAKGLRIDCGCFSSGGELGAGRNTEYGLDILRDLGFLALAGILLWRPRTRFSIDGALLGESS
- a CDS encoding sigma-70 family RNA polymerase sigma factor, with translation MPLVTAGEQETDETTALALAARDGDPAAQAGFVRATQAEVWRFTAALVDPGAADDLTQETYLRAFRALSSFEGRSTVRTWLLGIARRACADHLRAVVRRRRLNTRLAVQAATEAPAPDPAHRLSSADLLSRLSDERRTAFVLTQVLGLSYAEAAEVESVPVGTIRSRVARARDELITAVAKARAS
- a CDS encoding copper resistance CopC/CopD family protein, which codes for MAVMTVDRRRGATVLLGLLIGMFGVLLSAVPASAHAVLVSSDPSNGTIVPDAPNKVTLTFSESVQLISGKIRVIAPDGSRADQGDPTVDGGRVAIPLRSGGARGTYLVTFRVISADSHPVGGTVSYSVGAASTPPSADETADVKVDPLVRALIPVGKYLGYAGLVLLVGPVLVLALLWPQRLSRRGPGRVIWTGIGLVAGSTVLGLWLQAPYTLGTGLFDVRVGDLRDVLGSTFGAVMLVRLAVVIAAAFLLRPLLVGAGGESRLDLALLGVLGVAALATWPLTGHPTASPVPGVSVVLDALHLAAMSVWLGGLVMLFAFLLPRASARELGAILPIWSRWAATAVGALIFAGVVQALIEVATLDGLFNSTYGRLILVKVGLAAIVIGAAAYSRKLVKDRAAEESPRGLRRVVLAELAITAVVLGVTAALVQIAPPRTAEATEITETSQTVTQTLTDKTMSLQVDIYPATVGNNSMHLYAYTPDNKPLPVVEWKATAALPAKGIEPIEIPLLRITDFHAIGDIALPQAGEWTFKFTARTTDIDQTTFTMTAKIS